The following proteins are encoded in a genomic region of Waddliaceae bacterium:
- a CDS encoding TIGR00730 family Rossman fold protein — protein MVENKPLHKEFKNITPSDSWRVFRILSEFVDGFETLTDLGPSVTIFGSARMTDDNPYYSVATDVAEKIASRGFSVITGGGPGVMEAANKGAQLAKGSSCGIGIDVPYESDLNRYVDPKHRLIFRYFFVRKVMFVRYAQAFVFLPGGFGTLDELFEVLTLIQTNKIMHVPIYLIGKEYWEKFGEWLKENPVAHGLVDAENLDLYTITDDLDEVAEGIEAHYNASTTTETLEF, from the coding sequence ATGGTTGAAAACAAGCCTCTCCACAAGGAATTCAAAAACATAACGCCCAGCGACTCTTGGAGGGTGTTTCGCATACTTTCGGAGTTCGTCGACGGCTTCGAGACGTTAACAGACCTCGGGCCTTCAGTGACGATCTTCGGTTCTGCGAGGATGACTGATGACAACCCATATTATTCCGTTGCCACCGACGTCGCAGAGAAGATCGCCTCTAGGGGTTTCAGCGTCATCACCGGTGGTGGTCCTGGCGTCATGGAAGCCGCCAACAAAGGCGCCCAACTCGCCAAAGGATCGTCTTGTGGCATAGGCATCGACGTCCCGTACGAATCCGACCTCAACCGCTATGTCGACCCTAAACACCGCCTTATATTCCGGTATTTCTTCGTCAGGAAGGTGATGTTTGTAAGGTATGCGCAGGCTTTCGTCTTCCTTCCAGGAGGCTTCGGAACTCTCGACGAGCTGTTTGAAGTACTAACGTTGATACAGACTAATAAGATCATGCACGTCCCCATATATCTTATCGGCAAAGAATATTGGGAGAAGTTCGGCGAATGGCTCAAGGAGAACCCCGTCGCTCATGGTCTCGTCGATGCTGAGAATCTCGACCTGTATACCATAACCGACGACCTCGATGAAGTTGCCGAAGGCATCGAAGCCCACTACAATGCTTCTACGACGACAGAAACTCTAGAATTCTGA
- the tgt gene encoding tRNA guanosine(34) transglycosylase Tgt yields the protein MPFFTLEKEDDTTKARLGTIETAHGTIETPVFMPVGTRATVKTVTNRQLEDIGASIILGNTYHLMLRPGADIIAKAGGLHKFMRWEHPILTDSGGFQVFSLAALNTITDEGVTFQSHIDGSRHFLGPNESMKIQKALGSDIVMAFDECPPYPSSREKTEAAVTKTLSWARKCRDYSLSDHQHLFGIVQGSTYDDIRRNCAEELRSMDFDGYAIGGLSVGEPREAMNSTVEATTPHLPADKPRYLMGVGTPRNIVEAVMRGVDMFDCVMPTRNARNGTAFTTSGKIHIKNGKYSDDFSPLDPGLDSYASQFSKAYVRHLINVGEVLGLTLVTLQNLAFYLDFMKRLRHAIRNNKVQEFYAEVCKIYPT from the coding sequence ATGCCATTTTTTACCCTAGAAAAAGAAGACGATACAACAAAAGCAAGGCTCGGCACTATCGAGACGGCACACGGCACTATCGAGACGCCAGTATTCATGCCTGTCGGCACGCGCGCTACGGTGAAAACCGTCACCAACCGCCAGCTTGAAGACATTGGCGCTTCAATAATCCTCGGAAACACCTACCATCTGATGCTACGCCCCGGCGCCGACATCATCGCTAAAGCCGGAGGCCTACACAAATTCATGCGCTGGGAACACCCCATCCTCACCGACTCCGGAGGGTTTCAGGTCTTCTCCCTAGCAGCACTAAATACTATCACCGACGAAGGCGTAACATTCCAGTCGCATATCGACGGGTCGCGGCATTTCCTAGGACCAAACGAGAGCATGAAGATACAGAAAGCCCTAGGCTCCGATATCGTCATGGCCTTCGACGAATGCCCACCATATCCTTCTTCGCGGGAGAAAACCGAGGCCGCCGTAACAAAGACGCTATCATGGGCGCGGAAATGCCGCGATTACTCCCTCTCCGATCATCAGCATCTTTTCGGTATAGTACAAGGAAGCACCTACGACGATATACGCCGAAACTGCGCAGAAGAACTCCGCTCCATGGACTTCGACGGATACGCCATAGGAGGCCTTTCCGTAGGAGAGCCCAGAGAGGCTATGAATTCTACAGTCGAAGCCACGACGCCACACCTTCCCGCCGATAAGCCGCGATACCTTATGGGTGTCGGAACACCACGGAATATCGTCGAAGCCGTTATGCGCGGCGTCGATATGTTCGACTGTGTCATGCCAACACGTAACGCCCGCAATGGCACGGCATTCACCACCTCCGGGAAGATACACATAAAAAACGGTAAATATTCCGACGACTTCTCACCACTAGACCCCGGCCTCGACAGCTACGCTTCACAGTTTTCTAAGGCGTACGTCCGACACCTAATAAACGTCGGAGAGGTCCTAGGGCTTACACTGGTAACACTGCAGAATCTTGCTTTTTATCTTGATTTCATGAAAAGATTGAGGCACGCTATACGCAATAACAAAGTACAAGAATTCTATGCCGAAGTATGTAAAATATACCCAACATAA
- a CDS encoding elongation factor P: MGTTTNKHIATGMTIMIGKKIYRVESSVRVTVAKKNPFFKAKLKELSTDKIIEKNFRVDQPVKSVTLEEKKLEYLYFENKHYLFLDVEDFEKIRVAVDVVGEKADYLKEGVEVVAERYGDVVFSIELPQFLEIMVVEIEGDDDDVFVSDTIKKAVIETGATVEVPQFIHVGDIIKIDTTTGEYIQRI; the protein is encoded by the coding sequence ATGGGAACGACAACAAACAAACATATCGCTACTGGTATGACGATAATGATCGGTAAGAAGATTTATAGAGTAGAGTCTAGCGTTAGAGTGACGGTAGCGAAGAAAAATCCTTTCTTCAAAGCTAAACTTAAAGAGCTTTCTACCGATAAAATCATAGAGAAAAACTTCAGGGTCGACCAGCCAGTAAAAAGCGTTACCCTCGAAGAAAAGAAACTCGAATACCTATATTTTGAAAATAAACACTACCTGTTCCTCGACGTCGAAGATTTCGAGAAGATACGTGTAGCAGTCGATGTCGTCGGTGAAAAGGCCGACTACCTAAAAGAAGGCGTCGAAGTCGTCGCAGAACGGTATGGCGACGTCGTCTTCTCGATAGAATTGCCACAGTTTCTCGAGATTATGGTAGTAGAAATCGAAGGCGATGACGACGATGTCTTCGTCTCCGACACAATAAAAAAAGCCGTCATCGAAACAGGGGCTACTGTCGAAGTGCCACAGTTTATCCACGTCGGCGACATAATAAAAATCGATACGACAACAGGCGAATACATCCAAAGGATATAA
- the rpe gene encoding ribulose-phosphate 3-epimerase yields MDHKDIKIAPSILAGDFGNLAAEAKRIEDAGADYLHIDIMDGHFVRNITIGSKAVAAIRRATSLPLDVHLMIYNPYDYIESFVEAGADMITIQFESTEDVTDTLEYIRKCNVKAGLAFNPETSESLTMKFLDKCDMMLMMTVNPGFGGQEFIPEVLEKIRFVREMCDNLGVRAGGVTAQNEEQKKTLPPFDIQVDGGVTRETGRLAIDAGANVLVSGTYLLQQEDLKEAIASLRSCAQQ; encoded by the coding sequence ATGGACCACAAAGACATCAAGATAGCACCTTCGATCCTCGCAGGAGATTTCGGGAACCTCGCCGCCGAAGCAAAGCGCATCGAAGACGCTGGTGCCGACTATTTACATATCGATATTATGGACGGGCATTTCGTCCGCAACATCACCATAGGATCAAAAGCCGTTGCGGCGATACGCCGTGCTACGTCGCTGCCGCTAGACGTACACCTTATGATATACAACCCGTACGATTATATAGAGAGCTTTGTCGAGGCCGGCGCCGATATGATAACGATACAGTTCGAGTCTACAGAAGACGTCACCGATACGCTAGAATATATAAGGAAGTGTAACGTCAAAGCCGGGCTGGCGTTCAACCCCGAGACATCAGAATCTCTTACAATGAAATTCCTCGACAAATGCGATATGATGCTGATGATGACGGTAAACCCAGGCTTCGGAGGGCAGGAATTTATCCCCGAGGTTCTTGAGAAGATACGTTTCGTTAGGGAGATGTGCGACAACCTCGGCGTCCGTGCCGGCGGTGTTACAGCACAAAACGAAGAGCAGAAGAAAACACTGCCGCCTTTCGATATACAGGTCGATGGGGGAGTGACGCGTGAGACAGGACGCCTAGCTATCGATGCTGGCGCCAACGTCCTTGTCTCGGGGACATACCTATTACAACAAGAAGACCTAAAAGAAGCGATAGCATCATTGCGGTCGTGTGCACAACAATAA
- the accB gene encoding acetyl-CoA carboxylase biotin carboxyl carrier protein produces the protein MEQERIKELIDIMDEKGLTKLHIKEDGVEICLERQQPQVVMAASNVPGYSESKTATQQHDLAEGEEKEASTEKPSCHHIESPMVGTFYNAASPDSDPFVKVGDVVEENTVVGIVEAMKVMNEIKAGVSGTVDELLVESGHPVEFGTKIFRII, from the coding sequence GTGGAACAAGAACGTATAAAAGAACTCATAGATATCATGGATGAGAAGGGCCTGACAAAGCTTCATATCAAAGAAGATGGTGTAGAGATATGCCTCGAGCGTCAGCAGCCACAGGTCGTCATGGCGGCAAGTAATGTCCCGGGATACTCTGAGAGCAAGACAGCGACACAGCAGCACGATCTCGCCGAAGGCGAAGAAAAAGAGGCGAGTACAGAAAAGCCATCATGCCACCACATAGAATCTCCGATGGTAGGGACTTTCTACAACGCAGCATCGCCCGACAGCGATCCTTTCGTTAAAGTCGGCGACGTCGTCGAAGAGAATACCGTCGTCGGTATCGTAGAAGCTATGAAGGTTATGAACGAAATAAAAGCCGGCGTAAGCGGTACCGTCGACGAGCTCCTCGTCGAAAGCGGACACCCCGTAGAGTTCGGCACCAAAATTTTCCGTATAATATAA
- a CDS encoding AMP-binding protein has protein sequence MKKIMGRFVGWVIMTILRLRYRVTIKGLKGINKKMLTKPGGIIFLPNHPSILDPVMVNASLKKFMAHPVIVEYMYYKPGVNWLARLSDGVPIPAFDEAHNTIKMHRSEKVFAKVCDVLRSGKNLLFYPAGRTTSTGMEVIGGSSGCHRILSEVPEANVVLVRTSGLWGSSSSRALTGELPPIAKWIMQSAKIVFKNLIFFTPKREVTIEFEVVNDLPYDKSRLEFNRALEEWYNKPYSTEDGKHHGEPLKFVSFSAWREEFPRIKQQEVVEEEEFAIEDIPEKIQKEVIAELAELADRKPEDITPTTDLATDLGLDSLDASTILLFLEDKYHVLGVQPNAITTVLSVMAFAAKKKKVKKKSAIASVIPNFEAWNKEEKKRKHPEIAEGETLPEVFFNTCARMGKKSIACADDGSGVLTYGDFKIRVALLADYIKTLPGDCIGILLPASIGANLFVLATLLAGKTPVMINWTVGSRHLETIVKTTGMKKVLTSWKFINRAKNVDFTGIEDIVVMLEDVKSYFTLGRKIKAALKAKKGTKALLKNFGFDKAKGDDTAVLLFTSGTEGMPKGVPLTHNNILSDLRAALPSIGLAADDILYAVLPPFHSFGFTVTGMMPLISGLKVAFFPDPTDSFAMANGIQRWKATVVCSAPTFLKGLLHSGTPEQLATLRYIITGAEKAPQELFDRVAELGEDKEVIEGYGITECAPVLTLNAPGTKKKGVGKALSCVQLLIVHPDTHEPLPIGERGLVLAKGDNVFHGYLQGTSTRSPFIETQGFSWYDTGDLGFLDEEGYLTLSGRMKRFVKIGGEMVSLQALEEGILEQGLAKGWAHIHEGPSTVVSAQEKDDDKTKFFLFTIFDIDAKTANDALKDAGFSNLARISDVIVVEDIPIAGTGKVNYRQLDTMLR, from the coding sequence ATGAAGAAGATTATGGGAAGATTTGTAGGATGGGTGATAATGACGATATTGCGTCTGCGGTATCGCGTAACGATCAAAGGTCTTAAAGGGATAAACAAGAAGATGTTAACGAAGCCCGGCGGAATAATATTCCTGCCGAACCATCCTTCTATCTTAGACCCCGTGATGGTCAATGCCTCTCTCAAGAAATTCATGGCACATCCCGTCATCGTAGAGTATATGTATTATAAGCCTGGCGTCAACTGGCTTGCAAGGCTTTCCGACGGTGTCCCCATTCCTGCCTTCGACGAAGCACACAACACCATTAAAATGCACCGCAGCGAGAAAGTCTTTGCAAAGGTTTGTGACGTCCTTCGTAGCGGAAAAAACCTTTTGTTCTACCCTGCAGGACGCACGACGTCAACAGGAATGGAAGTCATCGGCGGATCGTCGGGATGCCACCGCATCCTCAGCGAAGTCCCCGAAGCCAACGTCGTCCTTGTCAGAACCTCTGGCTTATGGGGCAGCTCTTCGTCACGAGCACTCACCGGAGAACTCCCTCCTATAGCAAAGTGGATAATGCAAAGCGCCAAGATCGTCTTTAAGAACCTTATCTTCTTCACCCCAAAACGCGAGGTCACCATAGAATTCGAGGTCGTCAACGACCTGCCATATGACAAATCACGCCTTGAATTCAACAGAGCACTCGAAGAATGGTACAACAAGCCATATTCTACCGAAGACGGGAAACATCACGGCGAGCCATTGAAGTTCGTATCTTTCAGCGCATGGCGTGAAGAGTTTCCAAGAATTAAACAGCAAGAAGTTGTCGAAGAAGAAGAGTTCGCTATCGAAGATATCCCCGAAAAGATACAGAAAGAAGTCATCGCCGAACTCGCTGAATTAGCAGACCGTAAACCCGAAGATATAACGCCGACGACAGACCTTGCCACAGACCTCGGTCTCGACTCCCTAGACGCCTCGACGATATTACTCTTCCTAGAAGATAAATATCACGTGCTGGGTGTGCAGCCCAACGCAATAACGACGGTATTGTCGGTGATGGCCTTCGCAGCCAAGAAAAAGAAGGTGAAGAAAAAATCCGCTATAGCGTCGGTGATACCAAACTTCGAAGCATGGAATAAAGAAGAAAAAAAACGGAAACACCCAGAAATCGCAGAAGGTGAGACACTGCCAGAAGTTTTCTTCAACACATGCGCACGTATGGGAAAAAAATCTATAGCATGTGCCGATGATGGCTCTGGCGTCTTGACGTATGGCGACTTCAAAATCCGCGTCGCATTACTAGCAGATTATATAAAAACATTGCCAGGAGACTGTATCGGCATCCTTCTCCCAGCATCGATAGGAGCGAACCTCTTCGTCTTGGCGACGCTGCTCGCAGGAAAAACACCAGTGATGATAAACTGGACGGTAGGCTCTCGACACCTAGAGACTATAGTAAAGACCACCGGCATGAAAAAGGTCCTTACGTCATGGAAATTCATCAACAGAGCAAAAAACGTAGACTTCACAGGAATAGAAGATATCGTCGTGATGCTAGAAGATGTGAAATCGTATTTCACGCTAGGACGTAAGATAAAAGCAGCATTAAAAGCTAAGAAAGGAACAAAAGCCCTCCTCAAGAATTTCGGCTTCGACAAAGCCAAAGGCGACGACACCGCCGTTCTTCTCTTTACCAGCGGCACCGAAGGTATGCCTAAAGGCGTGCCCCTCACTCACAATAATATCCTCAGCGACCTCAGAGCAGCGCTGCCTTCTATAGGCCTTGCCGCCGACGACATACTATATGCCGTGCTTCCACCATTCCACTCTTTTGGATTCACCGTTACAGGGATGATGCCTTTAATATCAGGACTTAAAGTCGCTTTCTTCCCAGACCCCACCGACAGCTTCGCCATGGCAAACGGAATACAACGCTGGAAAGCGACAGTGGTATGTAGCGCGCCGACGTTCCTAAAAGGACTTCTGCATTCAGGAACGCCAGAACAGCTTGCTACGCTACGATATATCATTACCGGCGCAGAAAAGGCACCACAAGAGCTTTTCGATAGAGTCGCCGAACTAGGAGAAGATAAAGAAGTTATCGAAGGGTATGGCATAACAGAATGTGCGCCAGTACTGACGTTGAACGCCCCAGGAACAAAAAAGAAAGGCGTAGGAAAAGCATTGTCGTGCGTACAGCTTCTTATCGTACACCCCGACACCCACGAGCCACTGCCTATCGGAGAACGTGGTCTCGTCCTAGCAAAAGGCGATAACGTCTTCCACGGATATCTGCAAGGTACCTCGACACGGTCGCCATTTATCGAGACGCAAGGATTCTCATGGTACGACACCGGAGACCTTGGATTTCTAGACGAAGAAGGATACCTCACGCTGTCAGGGCGTATGAAGCGCTTCGTAAAGATCGGCGGAGAGATGGTAAGCCTGCAAGCACTAGAAGAAGGCATCCTCGAGCAAGGCCTTGCAAAAGGATGGGCGCATATACACGAAGGACCGTCGACAGTAGTCTCTGCGCAAGAAAAAGATGATGACAAGACGAAATTCTTCCTCTTCACAATCTTCGACATCGACGCAAAAACCGCTAACGACGCCCTAAAAGACGCAGGCTTCAGCAACCTCGCCAGGATCTCCGACGTCATCGTCGTCGAAGATATCCCCATAGCAGGAACAGGCAAGGTCAACTACCGCCAACTCGACACCATGCTACGTTAA
- a CDS encoding DUF4339 domain-containing protein gives MFDDITSIQWMLILVVWWLLAGVVARIAEKRGYNGKTWFFVSIFIGFLPTMLVLYLFFPTKKPAVAADKPEEKSSFYDSPFIQHQWYYLCDNNQHGPVGWYVIKEKLNAGKLTLSSYVWREGLEEWKIIEAVTSDQ, from the coding sequence ATGTTTGACGATATAACTTCAATACAATGGATGCTAATACTCGTGGTATGGTGGCTTCTTGCTGGCGTGGTTGCACGCATTGCCGAAAAACGAGGATATAATGGTAAGACATGGTTTTTCGTAAGCATATTTATTGGATTTCTGCCGACAATGTTAGTGCTATATCTTTTCTTTCCGACGAAAAAGCCTGCCGTTGCTGCTGATAAGCCCGAAGAAAAGAGCAGTTTCTACGACAGCCCTTTTATTCAGCATCAGTGGTATTATCTATGCGACAACAACCAGCATGGCCCCGTAGGATGGTATGTGATAAAAGAAAAACTTAACGCCGGAAAGCTTACATTGTCGTCATACGTATGGCGCGAAGGCCTCGAAGAATGGAAGATCATAGAGGCAGTGACCAGTGACCAGTGA
- a CDS encoding Asp23/Gls24 family envelope stress response protein, producing MTEATKAPEIKDVIDTKELDFPDTVFVRDIENRVFQTIVLQCLAKIEGISLLEGNIIDSFLGRDRVEGIKGIYAEQDNKNRSVNVKVEVNLSYGIPIPEKANEIQTRVAEEITKFTGLHVACVHVVFKNVILPKPQGSQYDDDEEGSSMILENDIDDEYTEEF from the coding sequence ATGACAGAAGCAACAAAAGCCCCAGAAATCAAAGACGTCATTGACACTAAGGAACTTGACTTCCCAGATACCGTCTTCGTCAGAGACATCGAGAACCGCGTCTTCCAGACTATCGTTCTTCAATGTCTTGCTAAAATCGAAGGTATCAGCCTCCTTGAAGGTAATATCATTGACAGCTTCTTAGGACGCGACCGTGTCGAAGGCATCAAAGGCATATACGCCGAGCAGGACAACAAAAACCGCTCCGTCAATGTCAAAGTCGAGGTAAATCTTAGCTACGGCATCCCTATCCCAGAGAAAGCTAACGAAATACAGACGCGTGTCGCCGAAGAGATAACGAAGTTCACCGGCCTCCACGTAGCATGTGTACACGTAGTCTTCAAAAACGTCATCCTTCCAAAACCACAAGGTTCGCAGTATGACGACGATGAAGAAGGCTCTTCGATGATCCTCGAAAATGACATCGACGACGAATACACCGAAGAATTTTAA
- a CDS encoding cysteine--tRNA ligase, translating to MDFVLYNTMTRKKEAVLPLDGKTLRVYTCGPTVYDYAHIGNFRTYVFEDLLRRAAKFFGMDVEQVMNFTDVDDKTIKGALAAGVTLEEYTKKYKEAFLHDLNVLGIEDVEHRPAATEYVDAMITMVQGLFDKGYAYKGSDGSIYFSIAKFKGYGKLSHLPLEDLKTGASERTDNDEYDKEHASDFVLWKAYDKDRDGEIFWESTFGPGRPGWHLECSAMAKAILGNTIDIHCGGVDNIFPHHENEIAQSEAYTGEPFSKMWVHSEYLIVENRKMSKSLGNFYTLKDLIDKGYTGKQIRYMLLQTHYRMQLNFTIQELDAVKTSLERIHSFVTRMEEIQGDDSSNAADGVVEKTTKAFSEALADDINIAKALAAIFDMIREVNAIADKGSLSTEEAQKILAMVKSFDAVLGIMTPEKEETPQDLLDALEQRQQARNDKDWKRADELRDIITSRGYTIEDTPKGARLKKDVR from the coding sequence ATGGATTTTGTTTTGTATAACACTATGACGCGGAAAAAAGAGGCGGTACTGCCTCTCGATGGGAAGACGTTGCGCGTCTATACATGTGGACCTACGGTGTACGATTATGCTCATATCGGGAACTTCAGGACGTATGTCTTCGAAGACCTGCTGCGGCGTGCTGCGAAGTTCTTTGGCATGGACGTCGAGCAGGTGATGAACTTCACCGATGTCGATGACAAGACGATAAAAGGCGCTCTTGCCGCTGGTGTTACCCTTGAAGAGTACACCAAGAAATATAAAGAAGCATTCCTCCACGACCTCAACGTACTGGGCATCGAAGACGTAGAACATCGCCCTGCCGCCACGGAATATGTCGACGCCATGATAACGATGGTACAGGGACTCTTCGACAAAGGGTACGCCTACAAAGGCAGCGACGGTAGTATATACTTCTCTATAGCGAAGTTCAAAGGATATGGAAAACTGTCACACCTTCCTCTCGAAGACCTTAAAACTGGCGCATCAGAACGTACTGATAACGACGAATATGATAAAGAACACGCCTCGGATTTCGTTTTATGGAAGGCATACGACAAAGATCGCGATGGCGAGATCTTCTGGGAGAGCACCTTCGGCCCAGGACGCCCGGGGTGGCACTTAGAATGTTCTGCTATGGCAAAGGCGATATTAGGAAATACCATCGATATACATTGCGGCGGCGTCGATAACATATTCCCGCATCACGAGAATGAGATAGCACAATCAGAAGCATATACCGGAGAACCCTTCTCAAAGATGTGGGTGCACTCTGAATACCTCATCGTAGAAAACAGGAAGATGTCAAAAAGCCTGGGAAATTTCTATACCCTCAAAGACCTCATAGACAAAGGATATACCGGCAAGCAAATAAGATATATGCTTCTACAGACACACTACAGGATGCAGCTGAACTTCACGATACAAGAACTCGACGCTGTAAAGACGTCGCTAGAAAGGATACACTCTTTCGTGACAAGGATGGAAGAAATACAAGGCGATGATTCTTCTAATGCCGCCGATGGCGTCGTCGAAAAGACAACGAAGGCATTTTCCGAGGCCCTCGCCGATGACATTAACATCGCTAAAGCATTGGCAGCGATCTTCGATATGATCCGCGAAGTCAATGCCATCGCCGATAAAGGATCGCTATCAACAGAAGAAGCACAGAAAATCCTCGCTATGGTGAAAAGCTTTGACGCCGTCCTTGGCATCATGACACCAGAAAAAGAAGAAACCCCACAAGACCTCCTCGATGCTCTTGAGCAGCGCCAGCAGGCACGCAACGATAAAGACTGGAAACGCGCCGACGAGCTCCGCGACATAATAACATCACGAGGATATACTATCGAAGATACACCTAAAGGCGCACGCTTGAAGAAAGATGTACGATAA
- the yajC gene encoding preprotein translocase subunit YajC encodes MKKTILSLTAFYTFFITSGLYCQEDGTPAKGGGLSQTMIMILVALAFFYLILWRPEQKKRKALEEKRNSLKIGDKVIAVGIVGTVDAINDDTVILKMCDGSKIEVLKAAVNDMYAPGDKNDPNKK; translated from the coding sequence ATGAAAAAAACAATATTAAGCCTTACAGCATTCTATACATTCTTCATTACAAGCGGACTATACTGCCAAGAAGATGGAACCCCAGCAAAAGGCGGTGGACTCTCACAGACGATGATTATGATACTCGTAGCACTAGCATTCTTCTACCTGATACTATGGCGCCCAGAACAAAAGAAACGTAAAGCATTAGAAGAAAAAAGAAATTCCCTAAAAATAGGCGATAAAGTCATAGCAGTAGGCATCGTAGGGACAGTAGATGCAATAAACGATGATACCGTTATCCTTAAGATGTGCGACGGAAGTAAAATCGAGGTGCTAAAAGCCGCCGTAAATGATATGTACGCACCAGGTGATAAAAACGACCCAAATAAAAAATAA
- the accC gene encoding acetyl-CoA carboxylase biotin carboxylase subunit: MKKVLIANRGEIAVRIIRACHDLGIKTVAIYSQADAEALHVLHADEAICVGASAATMSYLRIPNIISACEISGADAIHPGYGFLSENANFASICESCGVTFIGPHSSTISLLGDKAEAKVTARNARCPVIPGSAGIVNDLNKAKDIAKNLGYPIFVKAVAGGGGRGIRIAYSAEELEKQYTAARAEAEINFSNPDVYIEKMIEDPRHVEVQILGDKHGRYIHLGERDCTIQRRRQKLIEESPSPAISEKLRKAICNAAVNVAKEAKYHSAGTVEFLIDKHGKFYFMEMNTRIQVEHSVSEELTGVDILKEQIRIARGEKLQYRQKDISFSGHVMQFRVNAEDPQKNFMPSPGKVEYFVAPGGPHVRVDTACYSGYAITPHYDSMIAKLIVRGKDRDEAMKVARRALREFHIGGVHSTIPFHQYMLEDVNFQGGKQYTLNYVDDIIAEGCDFSMLNDQ, translated from the coding sequence ATGAAAAAAGTTTTAATAGCAAACCGTGGAGAGATCGCTGTCAGGATAATACGGGCGTGTCACGACCTCGGAATCAAAACCGTAGCGATATATTCCCAGGCCGACGCCGAAGCCCTACACGTCCTTCATGCCGACGAGGCAATATGCGTAGGGGCCTCTGCAGCGACGATGTCGTACTTGAGGATCCCTAACATCATCTCGGCTTGTGAGATCTCCGGCGCCGACGCCATACACCCCGGATACGGCTTCCTCAGCGAGAATGCGAACTTCGCCTCGATATGCGAAAGCTGCGGCGTAACGTTTATAGGGCCGCACTCTTCGACGATATCACTCCTCGGCGATAAAGCCGAAGCAAAGGTCACAGCACGTAACGCACGATGTCCGGTGATACCAGGCTCTGCAGGTATCGTCAACGACCTTAACAAAGCCAAAGACATAGCAAAGAACCTGGGATATCCCATCTTCGTAAAAGCTGTAGCAGGAGGAGGGGGGCGCGGGATACGTATCGCCTACAGCGCCGAAGAGCTAGAAAAACAATATACCGCAGCGCGCGCTGAGGCGGAGATAAACTTCAGCAACCCCGACGTATATATCGAGAAAATGATCGAAGATCCACGGCATGTAGAAGTGCAGATCCTCGGAGATAAACACGGAAGATATATACACCTAGGAGAACGTGACTGTACGATACAACGACGACGACAGAAACTCATCGAAGAGTCGCCAAGCCCCGCCATCAGCGAAAAACTCCGCAAAGCAATTTGTAATGCCGCAGTAAACGTCGCAAAAGAAGCGAAATACCACTCCGCAGGGACGGTAGAATTCCTCATCGATAAACACGGAAAGTTCTACTTCATGGAAATGAATACCAGGATACAGGTAGAACATAGCGTCAGCGAAGAACTCACCGGCGTCGATATCTTAAAAGAACAGATCCGTATAGCACGAGGAGAAAAACTGCAGTATAGACAGAAAGATATATCATTCTCTGGACACGTCATGCAGTTCCGCGTCAACGCCGAAGATCCACAGAAAAACTTCATGCCTTCGCCAGGGAAAGTAGAATATTTCGTAGCACCAGGAGGTCCACACGTCCGTGTCGATACCGCATGCTACTCGGGATATGCTATAACACCACACTACGACTCTATGATAGCAAAACTCATCGTCAGAGGAAAAGATCGCGACGAAGCGATGAAAGTTGCAAGACGCGCACTGCGAGAGTTCCACATAGGAGGCGTGCATTCGACAATACCATTCCATCAGTATATGCTCGAGGATGTCAATTTCCAAGGCGGAAAGCAATATACCCTCAACTACGTCGACGATATCATCGCAGAAGGATGCGACTTTTCAATGCTCAATGATCAATGA